One uncultured Hyphomonas sp. genomic region harbors:
- the recJ gene encoding single-stranded-DNA-specific exonuclease RecJ, whose translation MSDTIEYRPLPRRWRVQHPIPNDISQELSDFSPLLRQLLYNRGYEDRESAAAFIEGRVTFDRDPFLLKGMDLAVERLHQAVNAGEKVAVYGDYDVDGVTSTALMVEFLTGLGVEVRPYIPDRFDEGYGLNDEAMRTLAGEGIKLIITVDCGVRAVGEVGLANELGMDVIVSDHHHPGAELPPAVAVIDPKQADDFYPEKYLAGVGLAYKLAQAYLAKYPVEGMDAEDWVDLVALGTVVDLAPLKGENRMLVRQGLAKIRKKPRQGLYSLAQVARVDLSKCDAGNLGFQLGPRLNAAGRLESARIAFELLVTTSPFEAGQLAQQLDTVNSERQDMTTEIRELAAERVLGEDPDAMLFFAADPRFNEGVVGLAASRLVESYYRPSIVAHMGEEFTVASCRSIPEFHITQALDQCAELLVRHGGHAAAAGFTVRNENVDALLEKMRAIVAEQLGEMELLPEWIIDREIKLESLAPQYIPGILGDLHKLEPTGRENPEPVFVSRNLTVRSARTVGREATHLKLYLQAGNYSYDAIAFRQGYWMAEMPEKVDIAFRFEVNEFNGRSTLQLNVKEIKAAE comes from the coding sequence ATGTCCGATACCATCGAATATCGCCCCCTGCCCAGACGCTGGCGGGTCCAACACCCAATCCCCAACGATATATCACAGGAACTGAGTGATTTTTCGCCATTGCTGCGGCAATTGCTTTATAACCGCGGCTATGAGGACCGGGAATCGGCGGCTGCTTTCATTGAAGGGCGCGTCACCTTTGACCGGGACCCCTTCTTGTTGAAGGGGATGGACTTGGCGGTGGAACGGCTGCATCAGGCCGTGAACGCAGGTGAAAAGGTGGCGGTTTATGGTGATTATGATGTGGATGGCGTCACCTCGACCGCGTTGATGGTGGAATTTCTGACTGGGCTGGGCGTGGAAGTGCGCCCTTATATCCCTGACCGGTTTGATGAAGGCTATGGGCTGAATGATGAGGCCATGCGCACGCTGGCCGGGGAAGGCATCAAGTTGATCATCACCGTGGACTGCGGTGTGCGCGCGGTGGGCGAGGTGGGGTTGGCCAATGAACTGGGCATGGATGTGATCGTCAGCGACCATCATCACCCCGGTGCGGAACTGCCCCCGGCTGTGGCTGTGATTGACCCCAAACAGGCGGATGATTTCTATCCGGAAAAATATCTGGCTGGGGTGGGCTTGGCATATAAGCTGGCCCAGGCGTATCTGGCGAAGTATCCGGTGGAAGGAATGGACGCCGAGGATTGGGTGGACCTGGTGGCGCTGGGCACCGTAGTGGACCTGGCCCCCTTGAAAGGCGAGAACCGGATGCTCGTGCGCCAGGGGTTGGCAAAGATCCGCAAGAAGCCGCGCCAGGGGCTGTATTCGCTGGCGCAGGTGGCACGCGTGGACTTATCCAAATGCGATGCCGGCAACCTGGGCTTTCAGCTTGGGCCGCGTTTGAACGCCGCGGGGCGGTTGGAATCGGCGCGGATCGCCTTTGAGCTGCTGGTGACCACCAGTCCCTTTGAGGCAGGGCAGCTCGCCCAGCAATTGGATACGGTCAACAGCGAACGCCAGGATATGACTACCGAGATCCGGGAACTGGCCGCGGAGCGGGTTCTAGGTGAGGACCCGGACGCGATGCTATTCTTTGCGGCCGATCCCCGCTTTAATGAAGGCGTGGTGGGACTGGCCGCCTCCCGTCTGGTGGAATCCTATTACCGGCCCTCGATAGTGGCGCATATGGGCGAGGAATTCACCGTGGCCTCCTGCCGCTCGATCCCCGAGTTCCATATCACCCAGGCATTGGATCAATGCGCCGAACTGCTGGTCCGGCACGGCGGGCACGCGGCCGCCGCAGGGTTCACCGTGCGGAATGAGAATGTGGATGCGCTGTTGGAGAAGATGCGCGCCATCGTGGCGGAGCAGTTGGGCGAGATGGAACTGCTGCCCGAATGGATCATTGACCGGGAGATCAAGCTGGAGAGCCTTGCGCCGCAGTATATCCCCGGGATTTTGGGAGACCTGCACAAACTGGAACCGACCGGGCGGGAGAACCCCGAACCGGTTTTCGTCTCCCGCAACCTGACCGTGCGCAGCGCACGGACCGTGGGGCGCGAGGCGACCCATCTTAAGCTGTATTTGCAAGCAGGGAATTACAGCTATGACGCGATCGCCTTCCGTCAGGGTTATTGGATGGCGGAGATGCCTGAAAAGGTCGATATCGCCTTTCGCTTTGAAGTCAATGAATTCAACGGCCGCAGCACGCTCCAGTTGAACGTGAAGGAAATCAAGGCAGCGGAATAA
- a CDS encoding sigma-70 family RNA polymerase sigma factor, whose translation MTSDKILARRAAQDPEAFGELFDRYALKIYRYIYSRVRHHESAEDITSQVFHDAFENIRQYRPVAPFAAWLFTIARRRIADHYRASRPVTELSEELPQDRPEILDQLSTHEEHQRLADQLEKLDEDERELLRLRFAAEMPYKDIAALVNKKPGAVKIAIYRILDRLKANMEKTDASK comes from the coding sequence ATGACCTCTGATAAAATCCTAGCCCGCAGAGCAGCCCAAGACCCGGAAGCATTTGGGGAACTCTTTGACCGCTATGCGCTCAAAATCTATCGCTACATCTACAGCCGTGTCCGCCATCATGAAAGCGCGGAGGATATCACCTCACAGGTGTTCCACGATGCCTTCGAGAACATCCGCCAATACCGGCCCGTGGCTCCCTTCGCCGCCTGGCTGTTCACCATCGCCCGCCGCAGGATCGCCGACCATTACCGAGCATCCCGGCCAGTCACGGAACTTTCGGAAGAACTCCCCCAGGATAGACCCGAAATTCTGGACCAGCTCAGTACACATGAAGAGCATCAGCGATTGGCGGATCAACTCGAGAAACTGGACGAAGATGAACGCGAGCTGCTCCGGCTGAGATTTGCCGCAGAAATGCCCTATAAGGATATCGCCGCCCTGGTCAACAAGAAACCTGGTGCCGTCAAGATTGCAATCTATCGAATTTTGGATCGACTGAAAGCGAATATGGAGAAAACCGATGCCTCAAAATAA
- a CDS encoding DUF4332 domain-containing protein yields the protein MGYYRDLDALSLEDYQVILESADLLPSRRVLQEDTAARFAALKAQGLATVADLQNALKTKTKLQIFALKSGLDEDYLKILIREVNSLQPKPNKLADIPDVPEAVVSALANLGIKDTVRLYDRVRTPADRAALAAVDEGEILHLAKLTDLSRIRWVNHTFAAILLAAGYESAARVAQADLEQLHADVKRVNVERGYFKGQIGLHDMVLTVNAAKDVEQDIGW from the coding sequence ATGGGTTATTATCGGGATTTAGATGCGCTCAGTCTGGAAGATTATCAGGTAATTTTGGAGTCAGCGGACCTGCTGCCCAGCCGGCGTGTGCTGCAGGAGGACACCGCAGCGCGCTTTGCCGCGCTGAAGGCGCAGGGGCTGGCAACCGTCGCGGATTTGCAGAACGCGCTTAAGACCAAAACCAAATTGCAGATTTTCGCTCTTAAGAGCGGGTTAGACGAGGATTACCTCAAGATCCTGATCCGGGAGGTCAATAGCTTACAGCCCAAGCCGAACAAGCTGGCGGACATCCCTGACGTACCCGAGGCGGTTGTGAGCGCGCTGGCGAACCTGGGGATCAAAGACACGGTGCGCCTTTACGACCGGGTGCGCACGCCCGCGGATCGGGCTGCCCTGGCCGCGGTGGATGAGGGGGAGATTTTGCATCTGGCGAAACTGACCGACCTTTCCCGCATTCGCTGGGTGAACCACACTTTTGCTGCCATCCTGCTTGCGGCCGGGTACGAAAGCGCGGCGCGGGTAGCCCAGGCCGACCTGGAGCAACTGCACGCGGATGTGAAGCGCGTGAATGTGGAGCGAGGTTATTTCAAAGGGCAGATCGGCTTGCATGATATGGTGCTGACCGTAAACGCGGCGAAGGATGTGGAGCAGGATATTGGGTGGTAA
- a CDS encoding LysE family transporter, producing MLFSILLSAATIGFSAGVTPGPFQALLLSYAIKGGWKKALPAVFAPVVSDGPVILLVLLILNNVSAGFVRVLQIGGALFLLYLAWDAFRAYRNYTGVEELAETGGFQTLLKATAMNLISPGPWLFWSLINGPNLIEAWQVSPWWGVGYLGAFYGVFILTNTVLIVLFSLVRQMGDKVRRGLLLAAALVLAGFAVYQFLQGVGVM from the coding sequence ATGTTATTTTCCATTCTCCTCTCCGCTGCCACTATCGGCTTTTCCGCAGGGGTCACCCCCGGGCCGTTTCAGGCGCTGCTGCTCTCCTATGCCATCAAGGGCGGTTGGAAGAAAGCGCTGCCTGCTGTCTTCGCGCCGGTGGTCAGCGACGGGCCGGTGATCCTGCTGGTGCTGCTGATTCTCAATAACGTCTCAGCCGGCTTTGTGCGGGTGCTGCAGATCGGTGGGGCATTGTTTCTGCTCTATTTGGCCTGGGATGCTTTCCGGGCCTATCGCAATTACACTGGGGTTGAGGAGCTTGCAGAGACCGGGGGATTCCAAACCTTGCTCAAAGCGACCGCCATGAACCTGATCTCGCCCGGCCCCTGGCTCTTTTGGAGCTTGATCAACGGGCCGAACCTGATTGAGGCCTGGCAGGTTTCGCCCTGGTGGGGAGTGGGCTATCTGGGGGCGTTTTACGGCGTTTTCATCCTGACCAATACTGTATTGATCGTGCTCTTTTCGCTTGTGCGCCAGATGGGGGACAAGGTGCGCCGGGGATTGCTGCTCGCCGCTGCGCTTGTGTTGGCGGGCTTCGCGGTGTACCAGTTCCTGCAGGGTGTAGGGGTGATGTAG
- a CDS encoding endonuclease domain-containing protein — translation MDRSEQISRQAKEGLIEAAREMRKYPTEAEALLWESLRKKQVDGFRFRRQHIIHTFIADFYCPKAKLIIEIDGGVHLAQADYDAFREDVLIQLGCTVIRFTNEQVMEQTSFVLEEIRRKLSE, via the coding sequence GTGGATAGAAGCGAACAAATTTCCAGACAAGCTAAAGAAGGATTGATTGAAGCGGCCAGAGAGATGCGGAAGTATCCAACAGAAGCCGAGGCTTTGCTGTGGGAATCGTTGCGGAAAAAGCAGGTAGATGGTTTCCGATTTCGCAGGCAGCATATCATTCATACTTTTATTGCTGATTTTTATTGCCCGAAAGCGAAGTTGATCATTGAGATTGATGGAGGTGTTCACTTGGCTCAGGCCGATTATGATGCGTTTCGTGAAGATGTCTTGATTCAATTGGGCTGCACAGTAATTCGATTCACGAATGAACAAGTCATGGAGCAGACTTCCTTTGTTTTGGAGGAGATCAGGAGAAAGCTTTCGGAATGA
- a CDS encoding 3'-5' exonuclease, with translation MFPKASPKVVERAKQILAYDPVFIDTETTGFTHKDVVIEIGVVDLHGNTLYESLFKPAIPIPPDSVAVHHITEEMVAEAPSWKDAWEDMEPVLKGRLVGMYNAEFDLRMMKQTHERYWLDWPLDDRHFFCVMKLYAAFYGELSTRSRGYRLHKLEAAGAACGIPLPNSHRAVDDALLTAELFRYMANYS, from the coding sequence ATGTTCCCAAAAGCCAGTCCAAAAGTCGTTGAACGAGCCAAACAGATCCTGGCTTATGATCCGGTTTTCATTGACACCGAAACTACCGGTTTCACCCACAAAGACGTCGTGATCGAGATCGGCGTGGTGGACCTGCACGGCAACACGCTCTACGAATCGCTCTTCAAACCGGCTATCCCGATCCCGCCCGATTCGGTGGCGGTGCATCATATCACCGAGGAGATGGTGGCGGAAGCGCCCTCCTGGAAGGATGCCTGGGAGGATATGGAACCCGTCTTGAAAGGGCGGCTGGTGGGGATGTACAATGCCGAATTTGACCTGCGGATGATGAAGCAGACTCATGAACGATATTGGCTGGATTGGCCGCTGGATGACCGGCATTTCTTTTGCGTAATGAAGCTCTACGCCGCTTTTTATGGTGAACTGAGCACTCGCAGCCGGGGCTACCGACTGCATAAATTGGAAGCTGCCGGCGCGGCTTGTGGCATCCCCTTGCCCAACTCACACCGCGCCGTGGATGATGCCCTGCTCACAGCGGAGCTCTTCCGCTATATGGCAAATTACAGTTAA
- a CDS encoding prolyl oligopeptidase family serine peptidase codes for MERGGIYAQAQLRGGGEYGRAWHEGGMLHNKQNVFDDFIAAAEYLIDRGYTRKEKLVVGGRSNGGLLVGAVLTQRPDLFGVTLPNVGVLDMLRFHKFTIGWAWVSDYGSPDDAEDFKTLLAYSPLHNIREGVAYPPTMVMTGDHDDRVFPAHSFKFAAALQKAQAGEAPVVIRIETRAGHGAGKPTAKLIEEFADMWTFALMHMG; via the coding sequence ATGGAGCGCGGAGGGATCTATGCCCAGGCGCAGCTCCGCGGCGGCGGAGAATATGGCCGGGCCTGGCATGAGGGCGGGATGCTGCACAACAAGCAGAATGTCTTTGATGATTTCATCGCTGCGGCGGAATATCTGATTGACCGGGGGTACACTCGCAAGGAGAAGCTCGTCGTGGGTGGGCGCAGCAACGGCGGTTTGTTGGTTGGCGCAGTGCTGACCCAGCGGCCAGACCTCTTTGGCGTGACACTGCCCAATGTCGGTGTGCTGGATATGCTGCGCTTCCATAAGTTCACCATCGGTTGGGCCTGGGTGTCGGACTACGGTTCGCCGGATGATGCGGAAGATTTCAAGACCCTGCTGGCCTATTCGCCCCTTCATAACATTCGCGAGGGCGTGGCCTATCCACCCACAATGGTGATGACCGGGGACCATGACGACCGGGTCTTCCCTGCTCACAGCTTCAAATTTGCCGCGGCCTTGCAGAAAGCCCAGGCCGGCGAGGCGCCGGTGGTAATCCGGATCGAGACTCGCGCGGGACATGGTGCGGGTAAGCCCACCGCCAAATTGATCGAAGAATTTGCCGATATGTGGACCTTTGCCCTGATGCACATGGGGTAA
- a CDS encoding CBS domain-containing protein, which translates to MWGADQEKAARLMQRYDLLALPVVDDENHLVGMITYDDLLDVLEDEATEDIYRLGGVPKEQPADVGLDFGHEDPAALAGIESADRPNLFSRVKHL; encoded by the coding sequence ATGTGGGGTGCTGACCAGGAAAAAGCCGCTCGCTTGATGCAGCGTTATGACCTGCTGGCCTTGCCCGTGGTGGATGATGAAAACCATTTGGTCGGCATGATCACTTACGATGACTTGCTGGATGTGTTGGAAGACGAGGCCACCGAGGATATCTACCGTTTGGGTGGTGTTCCCAAGGAACAGCCTGCTGATGTCGGGCTGGACTTCGGCCATGAAGACCCGGCTGCCCTGGCTGGTATTGAATCTGCTGACCGCCCTAATCTCTTCAGCCGTGTTAAGCATCTTTGA
- a CDS encoding magnesium transporter: MKTRLPWLVLNLLTALISSAVLSIFEDTIAQVAVIAAFFPIVAGVSGSAATQTLTVTVRGLALGDIAPKEGFKALGRELLLGLVNGVSIGAIVAVIALIWKGTALLGFVVGIAVFLNMICAGIAGVLVPMAMHRLKFDPALASPILVTTMTDTLGYFFYLGLATLLITSLI; encoded by the coding sequence ATGAAGACCCGGCTGCCCTGGCTGGTATTGAATCTGCTGACCGCCCTAATCTCTTCAGCCGTGTTAAGCATCTTTGAGGATACGATTGCCCAGGTGGCGGTGATCGCGGCCTTTTTCCCGATTGTCGCAGGGGTCAGCGGCAGCGCGGCCACCCAAACCCTGACCGTCACGGTGCGTGGGTTGGCGTTGGGCGATATTGCGCCCAAAGAAGGGTTCAAGGCCCTCGGGCGTGAACTGCTGCTGGGACTGGTGAATGGCGTCAGTATCGGCGCCATCGTGGCAGTGATTGCCTTGATCTGGAAGGGGACAGCGCTGTTGGGTTTTGTGGTGGGGATTGCTGTATTCCTGAATATGATCTGCGCCGGGATCGCAGGTGTGTTGGTGCCGATGGCGATGCACCGGCTCAAGTTTGACCCCGCACTGGCCTCACCCATCCTGGTGACGACCATGACCGATACCCTGGGTTATTTCTTCTACCTGGGCCTGGCAACCTTATTGATCACGAGTTTGATTTAG
- a CDS encoding metalloregulator ArsR/SmtB family transcription factor produces MRPFKRWRKALRPSRTPPRLRILALISERECSVGDIADHLEVSQSAVSHQLRLLRSLDIVRYRKDGREVYYDLADDHVRDILNRTLEHILYD; encoded by the coding sequence ATGAGACCATTCAAACGATGGCGGAAAGCTTTAAGGCCCTCGCGGACCCCACCCCGGTTGCGGATTCTCGCGCTCATCTCTGAACGGGAATGCAGTGTTGGGGATATTGCCGATCATCTGGAAGTCTCGCAGAGCGCGGTCTCCCACCAACTGCGGTTGTTACGCAGCCTGGATATTGTGCGTTATCGCAAAGACGGCCGGGAGGTCTACTATGACTTGGCGGACGACCATGTCCGTGATATCCTGAACCGCACGCTGGAACATATCCTTTACGATTGA
- a CDS encoding cation-translocating P-type ATPase, with translation MTDLILQITGLDCVDCAKGLEGSIASLPGVDKAELSFFDGTLTVSGTAAEDEVRKMVTRLGYGVAADEPETNPPAAEPNAVVGFWRYLLQSLETRLALIAGGVVLLSLAAGGLGLPSWVAITLQIGALMLAGWPIARNGVVNLWINHTFNINFLMTLAGIGAVVIGEYAEAASLILLFDLAEALEGFTNERARGALTDLRDLSPTHAIRLHGDHEHLVRVEELAIGDRILVRAGDRLPADGKIVDGQSDINQAPITGESLPVWKAAGDEVFSGTVNGSGQLIIEVTRLTEDSTLNRIVQMVTEAQNRQSRSQKFIDKFAQYYTPAMVILAVLMAVIPPLFFGEPFLNPADGTRGWLQRALVLLVISCPCALVISTPVTMVASLTRAAKEGVLFKGGIFMEQLSKIGAFAFDKTGTLTTGEPMVVESRDLDCVGDTECAACDDLVALAYALEKHSTHPLAQAIAAEAQKRHVLDRYPAAEGLTTRGGLGLEGRVNGHLMTIGSLRLFEAEHEVPQNVHHWVEQAEAGGRTVMLLCDGDHVRGFLAVADTLRDDAQMVVRQLNDMHKHTVMLTGDNATVAGVMAQKVGLMDVRANLLPGDKQEAISALRAEYGSVAMVGDGINDAPALASADLGIAMGGSGSAQAMETADLVLMADDLDKLPFAIRLSQFANRLVRQNIAFSIAIKLLVMVIAFLGYAPLWMAVMADMGVSLLVTLNGLRAMRFSVQS, from the coding sequence ATGACTGATTTAATATTACAAATTACAGGTTTGGATTGTGTCGATTGCGCCAAAGGGCTGGAGGGGTCAATTGCTTCCCTGCCCGGCGTGGATAAAGCAGAGCTTTCCTTTTTTGACGGCACCTTAACCGTCAGCGGAACGGCTGCAGAAGATGAAGTCCGCAAGATGGTCACTCGGTTGGGTTACGGCGTGGCGGCGGATGAGCCGGAAACGAATCCCCCAGCCGCGGAACCTAATGCGGTGGTGGGATTCTGGCGCTATCTGCTGCAAAGCCTCGAAACTCGCCTGGCCTTGATTGCTGGCGGTGTCGTGCTGCTCTCGCTCGCGGCTGGAGGGCTGGGGCTGCCATCCTGGGTGGCGATCACTCTCCAAATTGGCGCCCTGATGCTGGCAGGCTGGCCGATTGCTCGCAACGGCGTGGTGAACCTGTGGATCAATCACACCTTCAATATCAATTTCCTGATGACGCTGGCCGGGATCGGCGCGGTGGTGATTGGCGAATATGCCGAAGCTGCCTCCCTGATCCTGCTCTTTGACCTGGCGGAAGCCCTGGAAGGCTTCACCAATGAACGCGCCCGCGGCGCGCTAACCGACCTGCGAGACCTTTCCCCGACTCATGCCATCCGATTGCATGGTGACCATGAGCATTTGGTGCGTGTGGAGGAATTGGCGATTGGCGATCGAATCCTGGTGCGCGCCGGTGACCGGCTTCCCGCGGATGGCAAAATTGTGGATGGGCAAAGCGACATCAATCAAGCCCCGATCACCGGGGAGAGTCTGCCGGTCTGGAAGGCCGCTGGTGACGAAGTCTTCAGCGGTACGGTGAACGGCAGCGGTCAGTTAATAATTGAGGTGACCCGCCTGACCGAAGACAGCACCCTCAACCGAATCGTTCAGATGGTGACGGAAGCCCAAAACCGGCAATCCCGCAGTCAGAAATTCATAGATAAATTTGCACAGTATTACACCCCCGCGATGGTGATCCTGGCGGTGTTGATGGCTGTGATCCCGCCGCTGTTCTTTGGCGAGCCTTTCCTCAATCCGGCCGATGGCACCCGTGGCTGGCTGCAGCGGGCATTGGTGCTTCTGGTGATCAGCTGCCCTTGCGCCCTGGTGATCTCCACCCCGGTGACGATGGTGGCCAGTCTGACCCGCGCGGCCAAGGAAGGCGTGCTCTTCAAGGGTGGCATCTTTATGGAACAACTTTCCAAGATCGGCGCCTTTGCCTTTGATAAAACCGGTACCTTAACCACCGGTGAACCAATGGTTGTGGAGAGCCGCGACCTGGACTGCGTGGGCGATACGGAATGCGCGGCCTGCGATGATCTGGTGGCGCTGGCCTATGCCCTCGAAAAACACAGTACGCACCCCCTGGCGCAGGCGATCGCGGCTGAAGCGCAGAAACGTCATGTGCTGGATCGTTACCCGGCGGCCGAGGGATTGACTACCCGGGGCGGGCTGGGTTTGGAAGGGCGGGTCAACGGGCATTTGATGACAATTGGCAGCTTGCGCCTTTTCGAAGCTGAGCACGAAGTCCCCCAAAATGTGCACCACTGGGTGGAGCAGGCGGAAGCGGGCGGCCGCACGGTCATGCTGCTTTGCGATGGCGACCACGTGCGCGGGTTCCTGGCTGTGGCTGATACCTTGCGGGATGATGCTCAGATGGTGGTGCGCCAGCTCAACGATATGCATAAACATACCGTGATGCTCACCGGGGATAACGCCACGGTGGCCGGAGTGATGGCACAGAAGGTCGGGCTGATGGACGTGCGCGCGAACTTGCTGCCCGGTGACAAGCAGGAAGCGATTTCAGCCTTACGGGCGGAATATGGGTCTGTGGCGATGGTGGGGGATGGGATCAATGATGCCCCGGCGCTGGCCTCAGCGGATTTGGGAATCGCAATGGGCGGCAGCGGCAGCGCACAGGCGATGGAAACTGCCGATTTGGTGCTGATGGCCGATGATCTCGATAAGCTGCCTTTTGCCATCCGACTCTCGCAGTTTGCCAACCGGCTGGTGCGGCAGAATATTGCTTTCAGTATTGCGATTAAATTACTGGTGATGGTGATCGCTTTTCTGGGTTATGCGCCGCTCTGGATGGCGGTGATGGCCGACATGGGCGTTTCCCTGCTGGTAACCCTCAACGGCTTGCGGGCGATGCGTTTTAGCGTTCAATCCTGA
- a CDS encoding alpha/beta fold hydrolase produces MIWDYENLLARRQILWGILCGVVGAGLLIFGEPLWRGIGLSALSWGVIDILLASAILEKTQKVLGHPSTFALEGMEADRLRKILWRSNALDVLYVAAGVALLFIQDFSLPFWRGFGWGVIVQGTFLFAFDLYHALHIPDPLQMPNLPWFTDPRHETFTLEGGQPAAVLVHGFPGTAFEIQEIGARLNQAGWTVRGLRLPGFGSELLDLIDHNSQDWVDFIKAHINELKAAGHSPIMLVGYSFGGGLALQVAAEELLDGLALLAPFTWQEPRLMTPVLNTARRFAAGLHRPIQIYSHLPSADDGRIIPISA; encoded by the coding sequence ATGATTTGGGATTATGAAAACCTGCTCGCCAGAAGACAAATTCTCTGGGGGATTCTCTGCGGTGTGGTCGGCGCAGGCTTGCTCATCTTTGGCGAGCCGCTTTGGCGGGGCATTGGCCTGTCAGCGCTTAGCTGGGGGGTGATTGATATCCTCCTCGCCAGCGCCATCCTGGAAAAAACTCAAAAAGTTCTGGGGCACCCATCCACCTTCGCCCTCGAAGGGATGGAAGCCGACCGCCTGCGCAAGATCCTCTGGCGCAGCAACGCACTGGATGTGCTCTATGTTGCGGCTGGTGTGGCGCTATTGTTCATTCAGGACTTCAGCCTCCCATTTTGGCGCGGTTTCGGATGGGGCGTGATCGTACAGGGGACATTCCTGTTCGCCTTCGACCTTTACCACGCCCTGCACATCCCCGATCCCTTGCAAATGCCCAACTTGCCCTGGTTCACCGACCCGCGGCATGAAACCTTCACCCTGGAAGGCGGTCAACCGGCGGCCGTGTTGGTGCATGGCTTCCCGGGAACCGCGTTTGAAATACAGGAAATCGGTGCGAGGTTGAATCAGGCGGGTTGGACGGTGCGCGGCTTGCGGCTGCCCGGTTTTGGGTCGGAGCTGTTGGATTTGATCGATCACAACAGCCAGGACTGGGTTGATTTCATCAAAGCCCATATCAACGAACTGAAAGCCGCCGGTCACAGCCCCATCATGCTGGTCGGCTATTCCTTTGGCGGCGGGTTGGCATTGCAGGTGGCTGCCGAGGAATTGCTGGACGGATTGGCGCTGTTGGCCCCGTTCACCTGGCAGGAACCTCGCTTGATGACGCCGGTTCTCAACACCGCTCGCCGCTTTGCTGCCGGTCTCCATAGACCCATTCAAATATATTCCCATCTCCCATCCGCTGATGATGGAAGAATTATTCCAATATCTGCCTGA
- a CDS encoding alpha/beta hydrolase codes for MKKGWKIFLITIAVLVILIGVGPFLIPVPPLENSATPQELAGPDSRFIEIEGLSIHYLVKGEGEPVFILLHGFGASTFSWREVIDPLSKLGTVIVYDRPAFGLSERPLSWEDINPYSLESNINILKGLMDAFDMDQAILVGNSAGGTVATAFALEYPERVQALFEVDAAIYQTSPTSPLLQWLFTTPQMDHLGPLFARRLAGSSGDDFIRSAWHDPSKLDLHPEILEGYRLPLQVSNWDIALWELTKTSTPTDLAERLDQITIPTLVISGDDDRIVPVENSIQLAKDIPQAQLAILENCGHLPQEECPDEFMNAILDFLTQQLNLELEQIS; via the coding sequence ATGAAAAAAGGATGGAAGATTTTCCTCATCACCATTGCCGTATTGGTGATTTTAATCGGGGTCGGTCCATTTCTGATCCCTGTTCCCCCGCTTGAAAATTCCGCCACGCCTCAAGAGCTGGCTGGCCCCGACAGTCGCTTCATCGAAATAGAAGGGCTCTCAATCCATTATCTTGTTAAAGGAGAGGGTGAGCCAGTCTTCATTCTTCTGCATGGTTTTGGAGCCAGCACTTTCAGCTGGCGAGAAGTCATCGACCCCCTTAGCAAGTTAGGCACCGTGATCGTGTATGACCGCCCGGCATTTGGATTATCAGAACGACCGCTTAGTTGGGAAGACATTAATCCCTACAGCCTGGAAAGCAACATCAACATTCTAAAGGGGTTGATGGATGCTTTTGACATGGATCAAGCCATATTGGTCGGCAACTCCGCAGGTGGAACCGTTGCCACCGCCTTTGCCCTTGAATATCCTGAAAGAGTTCAGGCGCTTTTCGAAGTTGATGCTGCGATTTACCAAACGAGTCCAACATCGCCATTGCTCCAATGGCTGTTCACGACACCCCAAATGGATCATCTCGGCCCCCTGTTCGCCCGCAGACTCGCTGGCTCATCAGGAGATGATTTTATCCGTTCAGCCTGGCATGACCCCTCAAAACTGGATCTCCACCCGGAAATTCTTGAAGGCTACCGCTTACCTCTCCAAGTGAGCAACTGGGATATCGCCCTTTGGGAATTAACCAAGACCTCAACACCCACAGACCTGGCAGAGAGACTTGATCAAATCACCATTCCCACACTGGTGATCTCTGGTGACGATGATCGGATAGTACCAGTTGAGAACAGTATCCAACTAGCGAAAGATATCCCTCAAGCACAACTGGCCATCCTCGAAAACTGCGGTCATTTACCCCAGGAAGAATGCCCAGATGAATTTATGAACGCTATTTTGGACTTTTTAACTCAACAACTCAACCTTGAATTGGAGCAAATATCATGA